In Leisingera methylohalidivorans DSM 14336, a single genomic region encodes these proteins:
- the folP gene encoding dihydropteroate synthase, with the protein MTYYRPLVQHGEARPEGAVPLAGSALWFTEVEILNREGPPRVAPVGFVPEAERRRLSARRPSIAGLDMTQPQIMGILNVTPDSFSDGGRHSGIETGKAAALQMVADGATIIDVGGESTRPGAEEVSETEEIERTAPVIAAIRAASPVPVSIDTRKATVGMEALEAGANLLNDVSGFTFDPALAPLAAQASVPVCIMHAQGDPATMQDQPTYANVLLDVYDFLEQQIDRLEATGVIREQIVIDPGIGFGKSQAHNLTLLRNLSLFHGLGCPILLGASRKGFIGKIGKEPRADARAPGSIAVGLAALGQGVQFLRVHDVAETVQALRLWQAVR; encoded by the coding sequence GTGACATATTACCGGCCATTGGTTCAGCACGGCGAGGCGCGCCCCGAAGGTGCGGTTCCGCTGGCAGGCAGCGCGTTGTGGTTCACCGAGGTTGAAATCCTGAACCGTGAGGGGCCGCCGCGTGTTGCTCCGGTTGGGTTTGTGCCTGAGGCAGAACGCCGGCGCCTGAGCGCGCGGCGGCCCTCTATTGCGGGGCTGGACATGACACAGCCGCAGATCATGGGCATCCTCAATGTGACGCCGGACAGTTTTTCGGACGGCGGTCGGCATTCCGGTATCGAAACCGGCAAAGCGGCGGCCCTGCAGATGGTGGCTGATGGTGCCACGATCATCGACGTGGGGGGCGAATCCACTCGCCCGGGTGCCGAAGAGGTGTCCGAGACCGAAGAGATAGAGCGCACAGCGCCAGTGATCGCCGCAATCCGCGCAGCCAGCCCGGTGCCGGTCTCCATCGATACCCGCAAGGCCACCGTGGGCATGGAAGCGCTGGAGGCGGGGGCCAACCTGCTGAACGACGTCTCGGGGTTCACCTTCGATCCGGCGCTGGCGCCGTTGGCGGCCCAGGCTAGCGTGCCGGTTTGCATCATGCATGCGCAGGGGGATCCTGCTACCATGCAGGACCAGCCGACTTACGCCAATGTTCTGCTCGACGTCTATGACTTCCTTGAACAGCAGATCGACCGGCTGGAAGCGACCGGGGTGATCCGCGAGCAGATCGTGATCGACCCGGGCATCGGCTTTGGCAAGTCGCAGGCTCATAATCTGACTCTGCTGCGCAATCTCAGCCTGTTCCACGGGCTCGGCTGCCCTATCTTGCTGGGCGCGTCCCGCAAGGGTTTCATCGGCAAAATAGGCAAGGAGCCGCGCGCTGATGCCCGCGCACCGGGCTCGATTGCCGTAGGGCTTGCGGCCTTGGGGCAAGGCGTGCAATTCCTGCGGGTGCATGACGTTGCTGAGACGGTTCAGGCGCTGCGACTTTGGCAGGCCGTCCGCTGA
- a CDS encoding cell wall hydrolase encodes MKLLTMIAVMAATIAIGKSVAAETGLGTLIEREQASLSAVPVRKFNGFFGIRNNPFKTRKARPQVEYSKAWLDAQPKAGGGEQFACLAEALYFEARGETVKGQFAVAEVILNRVKSAQFPNSLCGVIKQGTGRKYQCQFTYTCDGHKEVINEKKAYQRVAKVARAALDGLKSELTGGATYYHTTAVRPRWSRTFTNTARIGVHLFYRDERYRTALSN; translated from the coding sequence ATGAAATTGTTGACTATGATTGCCGTGATGGCTGCCACCATCGCGATTGGTAAGAGTGTTGCCGCTGAAACCGGTCTGGGTACGCTGATCGAGCGTGAACAGGCCAGTCTGAGCGCGGTGCCTGTGCGGAAGTTCAACGGATTTTTCGGAATCCGCAACAATCCGTTCAAGACACGCAAGGCGCGGCCGCAGGTTGAATACAGCAAGGCCTGGCTGGACGCCCAGCCAAAAGCTGGCGGCGGTGAGCAATTCGCCTGTCTCGCCGAAGCGCTGTATTTCGAGGCCCGCGGCGAAACCGTCAAAGGACAGTTCGCAGTTGCCGAAGTGATCCTGAACCGGGTCAAGAGCGCGCAATTCCCGAATTCGCTTTGCGGTGTGATCAAGCAGGGAACCGGGCGCAAGTACCAGTGCCAGTTCACCTACACCTGTGATGGCCATAAGGAAGTGATCAACGAGAAGAAGGCGTATCAGCGGGTGGCCAAGGTGGCGCGCGCAGCGCTGGACGGGCTGAAGTCAGAGCTGACCGGCGGTGCGACCTACTATCATACCACAGCGGTCCGGCCGCGCTGGAGCCGCACCTTTACAAACACCGCGCGCATCGGTGTGCATCTGTTCTACCGGGACGAACGTTACCGGACGGCGCTGAGCAACTGA
- a CDS encoding DMT family transporter, protein MPGIAPRYWLMIAALGLVWGATFLLIKLALEGTTPFWLAAGRIGFAALLLCAVWGWRGFKLFRGEASWVPLVIVGILSTALPFMLISWGQQHVSSGFTGVSMASIPLMVLPLAHFFVPGEQMTLRRLIGFAIGFAGVALLIGGKAFESSGAELETYGRAACLSAAACYSVSSILTRRLPPVDPLGLAAILLVIGCFIIFPAAWLTEGAPVMPDTRTLLIAAILGLIPTAAANLLRVIVVREAGPTFMTLTNYQLPVWAVVLGAVFLDEELPPSMLLALALILGGLGLSQFGKLSRLFGKGG, encoded by the coding sequence ATGCCCGGCATCGCACCGCGCTACTGGCTGATGATTGCCGCCTTGGGTCTGGTCTGGGGCGCGACCTTTCTGCTGATCAAGCTGGCGCTGGAGGGGACCACCCCGTTCTGGCTCGCAGCGGGGCGGATCGGATTTGCAGCGCTGCTCTTGTGCGCGGTCTGGGGCTGGCGCGGGTTCAAGCTGTTCAGGGGCGAGGCCAGCTGGGTACCTCTGGTGATCGTCGGTATTCTCAGCACCGCCCTGCCCTTCATGCTCATCTCCTGGGGGCAGCAGCATGTGTCCTCGGGATTTACCGGTGTCAGCATGGCATCGATCCCGCTGATGGTGCTGCCGCTGGCGCATTTCTTTGTTCCCGGCGAGCAAATGACTCTGCGCCGCCTCATCGGTTTTGCCATCGGATTTGCCGGGGTAGCGCTGCTGATCGGCGGCAAGGCGTTTGAAAGCAGCGGTGCGGAGCTGGAGACCTATGGCCGGGCTGCCTGTCTGTCAGCCGCAGCTTGCTATTCTGTCAGCTCAATCCTGACCCGGCGACTGCCGCCGGTTGATCCGCTGGGGCTGGCGGCCATCCTGCTGGTGATCGGATGCTTCATCATCTTCCCGGCGGCCTGGCTCACCGAAGGTGCCCCGGTGATGCCTGACACCCGGACCCTGCTGATTGCCGCCATCCTCGGCCTGATCCCCACCGCCGCGGCCAATCTGCTGCGCGTGATCGTGGTGCGCGAGGCGGGGCCGACCTTCATGACGCTAACCAACTATCAGTTGCCAGTCTGGGCCGTGGTGCTGGGAGCGGTGTTTCTGGACGAGGAGCTGCCGCCCTCGATGCTGCTGGCATTGGCGCTGATCCTGGGCGGGCTTGGCCTCAGCCAGTTCGGCAAGCTAAGCCGCCTGTTCGGCAAAGGGGGCTGA
- the glyS gene encoding glycine--tRNA ligase subunit beta: MPDLLIELFSEEIPARMQTRAAEDLKKRVTDGLVEAGLTYAGAAALSTPRRLTLAVDGLLAESPTIREERKGPKVGAPDKAIEGFLRGAGLTRDQLEERETPKGAVYFALIEKPGRPAAEIIAEVLEATIRNFPWPKSMRWGAGSLRWVRPLHSILCILSDEAGATVVDLDIDGIKAGNTTRGHRFMAPAEISVTSFDDYAAKLKRAHVVLDGRERAEAIWQEATNQAFASGLDVVEDRGLLAEVAGLVEWPVVLMGAIDEEFLELPPEVLQTSMKEHQKFFSVKNPKTGRIEKFITVANRETADNGATILAGNQKVLSARLADAKFFWENDLRTAKSEAGMSAWVENLGNVTFHNKLGTQAARIGRIAALAREIAPVVRADADLAEQAARVAKADLSSEMVYEFPELQGLMGRYYAEAAGLPQEVANACEAHYSPLGPGDDVPSEPVSVAVALADKLDTLTGFWAIDEKPTGSKDPFALRRAALGVIRLVLENDLRLDLLSLLEWRMNHLMDLSKVFSNPGAEETLKKLQEIQASTPWNDEHLKRLKQRVEQEIGPAPEQSSEYMKVFMEKAHDLLSFFHDRLKVFLRDQGIRHDVIDACIAMEGNDDLTLLVKRARALEDFMKTEDGTNLLQGFKRANNILSQAEEKDGVEYSYGGDRKFAEDATETALFDALEAGGAAISPAIEAEDFAAAMRGMAALRAPIDAFFEAVQVNAESEVIRRNRLNLLSQIRQVCGQVADLTKVEG, from the coding sequence ATGCCCGATCTGCTGATTGAACTCTTTTCCGAGGAAATCCCGGCCCGCATGCAGACGCGCGCCGCCGAGGACCTGAAGAAACGCGTGACCGACGGACTGGTCGAGGCGGGTCTCACCTATGCCGGTGCTGCGGCGCTGTCGACGCCGCGGCGTCTGACCCTGGCTGTCGATGGTCTGCTGGCCGAAAGCCCCACTATCCGCGAAGAGCGCAAGGGCCCCAAGGTCGGCGCGCCGGACAAGGCGATCGAAGGCTTCCTGCGCGGTGCGGGCCTGACCCGGGATCAGCTGGAGGAGCGCGAAACCCCCAAGGGCGCGGTCTATTTCGCCCTGATCGAAAAACCGGGCCGCCCGGCGGCGGAGATTATCGCCGAGGTTCTGGAAGCCACTATCCGCAATTTCCCCTGGCCAAAATCCATGCGCTGGGGCGCGGGTTCTTTGCGCTGGGTGCGTCCCTTGCATTCGATCCTGTGTATCCTGTCGGACGAGGCGGGCGCCACCGTGGTGGATCTGGACATCGATGGGATCAAGGCGGGCAACACCACCCGCGGCCACCGTTTCATGGCGCCGGCTGAGATCTCCGTCACCAGCTTTGACGACTATGCCGCCAAGCTGAAGCGCGCCCATGTGGTGCTGGACGGCCGCGAGCGCGCCGAGGCGATCTGGCAGGAGGCCACCAATCAGGCCTTTGCCTCGGGCCTCGACGTGGTTGAGGACAGGGGCCTTCTGGCGGAGGTCGCCGGTCTGGTCGAATGGCCGGTGGTGCTGATGGGCGCCATCGACGAAGAGTTCCTGGAGCTGCCGCCGGAGGTGTTGCAGACCTCCATGAAGGAGCACCAGAAGTTCTTCTCGGTGAAGAACCCCAAGACCGGCCGGATCGAGAAGTTCATCACCGTCGCTAACCGCGAGACGGCGGACAATGGCGCCACCATCCTGGCGGGCAATCAAAAGGTCCTGTCGGCGCGTTTGGCCGATGCCAAGTTCTTCTGGGAGAACGACCTGCGCACCGCCAAGTCCGAAGCAGGCATGAGCGCCTGGGTGGAGAACCTCGGCAACGTGACCTTCCACAACAAGCTGGGCACCCAGGCGGCGCGGATCGGCCGCATCGCCGCGCTGGCCCGCGAGATCGCGCCGGTGGTGCGCGCAGACGCCGATCTGGCGGAGCAGGCGGCACGGGTGGCCAAGGCTGATTTGTCGTCTGAGATGGTCTATGAGTTCCCGGAACTGCAGGGCCTGATGGGCCGCTATTACGCCGAGGCCGCGGGCCTGCCGCAAGAGGTGGCCAACGCCTGCGAAGCGCATTATTCGCCGCTTGGACCGGGTGACGATGTGCCTTCGGAGCCGGTTTCGGTTGCCGTGGCGCTGGCCGACAAACTGGACACGCTGACCGGCTTCTGGGCGATCGACGAAAAGCCCACCGGGTCGAAAGACCCCTTTGCCCTGCGCCGTGCCGCGCTGGGGGTAATCCGGCTGGTGCTTGAGAATGATCTGAGACTGGACCTGCTTTCCTTGCTGGAATGGCGGATGAACCACCTGATGGATTTGTCCAAGGTCTTCAGCAACCCCGGCGCAGAGGAAACACTCAAGAAACTGCAGGAAATTCAAGCCTCGACGCCGTGGAATGATGAGCACCTGAAGCGTCTTAAGCAGAGGGTTGAACAGGAAATTGGACCGGCACCAGAGCAAAGTTCTGAGTACATGAAGGTGTTCATGGAAAAGGCACATGACCTCCTCTCCTTCTTCCATGACCGCCTCAAGGTTTTCCTGCGCGATCAGGGCATCCGCCATGACGTGATCGACGCCTGTATAGCGATGGAGGGCAACGACGACCTGACGCTGCTGGTGAAACGCGCCCGCGCGCTGGAAGACTTCATGAAGACTGAAGACGGCACCAACCTGCTGCAGGGCTTCAAACGCGCCAACAACATCCTCAGTCAGGCAGAGGAAAAGGACGGCGTCGAGTACTCCTATGGCGGCGACCGCAAGTTTGCCGAGGACGCTACTGAGACCGCGTTGTTCGACGCGCTGGAAGCAGGCGGGGCGGCGATCTCCCCGGCCATCGAGGCCGAGGATTTCGCGGCAGCCATGCGCGGCATGGCCGCCCTGCGCGCACCCATTGATGCCTTCTTTGAAGCGGTGCAGGTCAATGCCGAAAGCGAAGTGATCCGTCGCAACCGCCTGAACCTTCTCAGCCAGATCCGTCAGGTCTGCGGTCAGGTTGCGGACCTCACCAAGGTCGAAGGCTAA
- a CDS encoding DMT family transporter, producing MPDSPGAANWTKLLFLGVIWGASFMAVSLALRGFPPMTIAALRISIGALCLLSVISAMGIGLPSPRSREGRIIWACALGMGFFTNALPFTLLSWGQTYVASGFAGVCMAVVPLFVLPLAHLLVPGEHMTLRRTISFLIGFAGVVVLIGLDAFRSAGTDYESLARLACLGASLCYAIGSIITRLCPQVNMLSLSAAALLCGAALMIPAALWAEGVPDLPAALPLGAVIYLGLLPTALAQVLLVQVARSAGPAFLSTVNYQVPVWSVIFGAALLGETLPPQLFAALALILGGLLLSRSRRPRAV from the coding sequence ATGCCAGACTCCCCCGGCGCCGCCAATTGGACCAAACTTCTGTTCCTCGGAGTGATCTGGGGCGCCTCCTTCATGGCGGTGTCGCTGGCCCTCAGAGGCTTTCCGCCAATGACCATCGCCGCACTGCGGATTTCAATTGGCGCGCTTTGCCTGCTGTCAGTGATTTCTGCCATGGGGATCGGATTGCCCTCCCCCCGCAGCCGCGAAGGGCGGATCATCTGGGCTTGCGCGCTTGGCATGGGGTTTTTCACTAACGCTCTGCCATTCACCTTGCTCAGCTGGGGGCAGACCTATGTGGCCAGCGGCTTTGCCGGGGTCTGCATGGCCGTTGTGCCGCTGTTTGTGCTGCCGCTGGCGCATCTGCTGGTGCCGGGCGAGCACATGACCCTGCGCCGCACCATCAGTTTCCTGATCGGCTTTGCCGGTGTCGTGGTACTGATCGGCCTTGATGCCTTCCGCTCCGCCGGCACCGATTATGAATCTCTCGCCCGCTTGGCCTGTCTGGGCGCCTCGCTGTGTTATGCCATCGGCTCGATTATCACCCGGCTCTGCCCGCAGGTGAACATGCTGTCACTCTCGGCCGCCGCCCTCCTGTGCGGTGCCGCCTTGATGATCCCGGCAGCGCTCTGGGCCGAAGGTGTGCCGGACCTGCCTGCCGCACTGCCGCTGGGTGCAGTGATCTACCTAGGCCTGCTGCCCACCGCGCTGGCCCAGGTGCTGCTGGTCCAGGTTGCCCGCAGCGCCGGTCCGGCGTTCCTGTCGACCGTGAATTACCAAGTGCCGGTCTGGTCGGTGATCTTCGGGGCCGCACTGCTGGGCGAGACCCTGCCGCCGCAGCTGTTTGCAGCGCTGGCGCTGATCCTGGGCGGGCTGCTGCTCAGCCGCAGCCGGCGCCCGCGCGCGGTCTAA
- a CDS encoding dihydroneopterin aldolase — translation MPSEIRLAFAHPSERSVATAAPGPLDRISLRDHIVEVEIGAFQAERGTTQRICFNVVVEISPLPKDLDDDVDRILSYDKVSEAIAHELAAERLNLLETLAERVAERILLEHQAVRAFVRIEKLDRGPGALGVEVVRSKDQITHPVDEEERPHPRLMYLSNDAIDSGNLTAWIDQMECRQRPLILCVGTHLLEVPTTGHKWTQRRIDLLAIEQNAWRLAAKDDRCVVVSTRTELDWAMKNRQICVWAPSKIVLDAVDGPSAPPSNSVALAAWFAATFAAGEMIVLGGDLPDNPGVPLRAVSVEQIQL, via the coding sequence ATGCCCTCTGAAATCCGCCTTGCCTTTGCGCACCCGTCTGAGCGTTCCGTGGCCACTGCTGCGCCCGGGCCACTGGACCGCATTTCCTTGCGGGACCATATTGTCGAGGTGGAGATTGGTGCTTTTCAAGCGGAGCGCGGCACCACTCAGCGGATCTGCTTCAATGTGGTGGTGGAAATCTCGCCGTTGCCGAAGGATCTGGATGACGATGTCGACCGGATCCTGTCTTATGACAAGGTATCGGAGGCCATCGCGCATGAGCTTGCGGCCGAGCGGCTGAATCTGCTGGAAACCCTGGCCGAACGCGTGGCTGAGCGGATCCTGCTGGAGCATCAGGCCGTGCGCGCCTTTGTGCGGATCGAGAAGCTGGACCGGGGCCCTGGCGCGCTGGGCGTCGAGGTGGTGCGTTCCAAGGATCAGATTACCCATCCGGTGGATGAGGAAGAGCGCCCGCATCCGCGGCTGATGTATTTGTCCAACGATGCCATCGACAGCGGCAACCTGACCGCTTGGATCGACCAGATGGAATGCCGCCAGCGGCCTTTGATCCTGTGTGTCGGGACACACCTGCTGGAAGTTCCCACCACAGGCCACAAGTGGACCCAGCGCCGGATCGATCTGCTTGCAATCGAACAGAATGCCTGGCGCCTGGCGGCCAAGGATGACCGCTGTGTGGTGGTCTCGACCCGGACTGAGCTGGACTGGGCGATGAAGAACCGCCAGATCTGCGTCTGGGCCCCTTCCAAGATCGTTCTGGACGCGGTGGACGGGCCCTCGGCGCCGCCGTCGAACTCGGTTGCTTTGGCGGCCTGGTTCGCAGCGACCTTTGCGGCGGGTGAAATGATTGTGCTTGGCGGGGATTTGCCTGATAATCCTGGCGTCCCTTTGCGGGCCGTCAGCGTGGAGCAAATACAACTGTGA
- a CDS encoding putative PEP-binding protein has protein sequence MQKDFEQIPPASLITPNAPIATATHGGRAKCLQRLERLDLPVPRTVALSFDAVHSIAEGQMPDLTAVLAEFDPESLLCVRPSSEDPDWGGPGAILNIGMNDARYVDLCDSLGRDAAAALYLRFVQSYAVHVARLDPDVFDDVEDGGPDALSEILHAYEAETDEPFPQDPGEQLAAVLRSMARAWEGTSARLLRQAKGAPADAGLGLVVQEMIPGVGQGECGSGVLQLVNSTTGSPQLTGRYLSQSQGRDALGAGAKALYLARDTRGLSLEELAPEAFADLQSHAALMREKLREEMQLEFVIENGRVHILDGVRVGRSAQAAVRIAVALAEDGIIPQEEALMRVDAHILNEMLHRQVAPDAKRDVIGRGIAASPGAATGKLVFTAAGAQASASRGEPCILVRRETSPEDVRGMHAAAGVLTEKGGMTSHAAVIGRGLGLPCIVGASNMKFHSKRKMLEAADGRVFRAGDIITIDGSSGQVLAGQPAMLEAAQDGALQTLLAWADDARDIGIRANADTPEDAETARKFNAQGIGLCRTEHMFFEPGRLTVMREMIFAETPSGREAVLERLLPMQRDDFRELFRIMEGMPVCIRLFDPPLHEFLPATRTGQRELSEALGIPVSDVTRRVEEMGEYNPMLGLRGVRLGVTVPEIYDMQARAIFEATLEASKWGEPVVPEIMIPLVSAKREVELVKARIDAVAAAVKAERGEDFTYRLGVMVETPRAALRAGEISPHTAFLSFGTNDLTQMTYGLSRDDAGRFMSDYVNQGVFPEDPFHVLDTDGVGELLKLGVQRGRAENGEITLSICGEHGGNPESIAFCRDVGFDYVSCSPFRVPVARLAAAQLAISGKTGQTAPTYTKY, from the coding sequence GTGCAGAAAGATTTCGAACAGATCCCGCCGGCCTCGCTGATCACTCCGAATGCGCCGATTGCAACCGCCACCCATGGCGGGCGCGCGAAATGCCTGCAGCGGCTGGAGCGGCTGGACCTGCCGGTGCCGCGCACGGTGGCGCTGTCTTTCGATGCGGTGCATTCGATTGCCGAGGGGCAGATGCCCGATCTGACTGCGGTGCTTGCAGAATTCGACCCCGAGTCGCTGCTTTGCGTGCGCCCGTCTTCCGAGGATCCGGATTGGGGCGGTCCGGGCGCGATCCTGAATATCGGCATGAACGATGCGCGCTATGTCGACCTCTGCGACAGCCTGGGACGCGACGCGGCGGCAGCGTTGTACCTGCGCTTTGTGCAATCTTATGCGGTGCATGTGGCACGGCTGGACCCCGACGTGTTTGACGATGTCGAGGACGGCGGCCCTGATGCGCTGAGCGAAATCCTGCACGCCTATGAGGCCGAAACCGACGAACCCTTCCCGCAGGACCCGGGCGAGCAGCTGGCGGCTGTCCTGCGCTCGATGGCGCGGGCGTGGGAGGGCACCTCGGCGCGGCTGTTGCGTCAGGCCAAGGGCGCACCTGCTGATGCCGGTCTGGGGCTGGTGGTGCAGGAAATGATCCCCGGCGTCGGCCAGGGCGAATGCGGCTCAGGCGTGCTGCAACTGGTGAATTCGACCACCGGCAGCCCGCAGCTGACCGGCCGCTATCTGAGCCAGAGCCAGGGGCGCGATGCGCTGGGGGCGGGGGCCAAAGCGCTGTATCTGGCCAGGGATACGCGCGGGCTGTCGCTGGAGGAGCTGGCGCCGGAGGCCTTTGCGGACCTGCAATCCCATGCCGCGCTGATGCGTGAAAAGCTGCGTGAGGAAATGCAGCTGGAATTCGTGATTGAGAACGGCCGCGTGCATATCCTCGACGGGGTGCGGGTGGGGCGTTCGGCACAGGCTGCGGTGCGGATCGCTGTGGCGCTGGCCGAAGACGGGATCATTCCTCAGGAAGAGGCGCTGATGCGGGTGGATGCGCATATCCTGAATGAGATGCTGCACCGCCAGGTGGCGCCGGATGCGAAGCGGGATGTCATTGGCCGCGGCATTGCCGCCAGCCCGGGGGCGGCGACCGGCAAACTGGTCTTTACCGCGGCCGGGGCGCAGGCCAGCGCGTCGCGCGGAGAGCCGTGTATTCTGGTGCGCCGGGAGACCTCTCCCGAAGACGTGCGCGGGATGCATGCCGCTGCCGGGGTACTGACCGAGAAGGGCGGCATGACCAGCCACGCTGCGGTGATCGGCCGCGGGCTGGGGCTGCCGTGCATTGTCGGGGCTTCGAACATGAAGTTCCACAGCAAGCGCAAGATGCTGGAGGCCGCGGATGGCCGGGTATTCCGGGCAGGTGACATCATCACCATCGACGGCAGCAGCGGCCAGGTGCTGGCAGGGCAGCCGGCGATGCTGGAGGCGGCCCAGGACGGGGCGTTGCAAACGTTGCTGGCCTGGGCGGACGATGCCCGCGACATTGGCATCCGGGCCAATGCAGACACGCCGGAAGATGCTGAAACAGCACGGAAATTCAATGCGCAGGGGATTGGTCTCTGCCGCACGGAGCATATGTTCTTTGAACCCGGCCGCCTGACGGTGATGCGGGAGATGATCTTTGCCGAAACACCGTCGGGCCGCGAAGCGGTACTGGAGCGGCTGTTGCCGATGCAGCGCGACGACTTCCGCGAGTTGTTCCGGATCATGGAGGGAATGCCGGTCTGCATCCGCCTGTTCGACCCGCCGTTGCATGAATTCCTGCCTGCCACCAGGACCGGTCAGCGCGAACTGTCCGAAGCACTGGGCATCCCTGTCAGCGATGTCACCCGCCGGGTCGAGGAAATGGGCGAATACAACCCAATGCTGGGCCTGCGCGGCGTGCGGCTGGGTGTTACCGTGCCGGAAATCTATGACATGCAGGCGCGGGCGATTTTTGAGGCAACACTTGAAGCCTCGAAATGGGGCGAGCCTGTGGTGCCTGAGATCATGATCCCGCTGGTTTCGGCCAAGCGCGAGGTTGAACTGGTCAAGGCCCGCATTGATGCGGTGGCTGCGGCAGTCAAGGCGGAGCGCGGCGAGGATTTCACCTACCGTCTGGGCGTCATGGTGGAAACACCGCGCGCGGCGCTCAGGGCGGGCGAGATTTCGCCGCACACCGCGTTCCTCAGCTTTGGGACCAATGACCTTACTCAGATGACCTATGGGCTGTCGCGCGACGATGCGGGGCGGTTCATGTCGGATTATGTGAACCAGGGCGTCTTTCCCGAGGATCCGTTCCATGTGCTGGACACCGACGGGGTGGGGGAGCTGTTGAAACTGGGTGTGCAGCGCGGCCGGGCGGAGAACGGGGAGATCACTCTGTCGATCTGCGGCGAGCACGGCGGCAACCCCGAATCGATTGCCTTTTGCCGTGATGTGGGCTTTGACTATGTCTCCTGTTCCCCGTTCCGGGTGCCAGTTGCGCGTTTAGCCGCAGCCCAGCTTGCAATTTCCGGGAAGACCGGGCAGACGGCGCCAACATACACAAAATATTAA
- the glmM gene encoding phosphoglucosamine mutase, with amino-acid sequence MRKLFGTDGVRGTANSHPMTAEMALRIGAAVGRYFRRDGSGVHRVVIGKDTRLSGYMFENALTAGLTSTGMNVLLLGPVPTPAVGLMTRSMRADLGVMISASHNPSEDNGIKFFGPDGFKLSDSAEMEIEGLIDAGVEPAQAANIGRAKRIDDARFRYGERVKSSLPRNLGFNGLKVVIDCANGAAHRAAPEVLWELGAEVIPVGVSPDGLNINLGCGSTQPQTAAEAVVAHGAHAGICLDGDADRVIVIDETGTVADGDQLMALLASRWAEQGQLAGGALVATVMSNLGLERHLASKGLGLERTAVGDRYVVERMREGGFNLGGEQSGHIVMSDYATTGDGLMAGLHFLAELVQTGKKASELAHQFQTVPQRLRNVRFQTGQAPLEDAQVQEAIAAAEKMLNGQGRLLIRKSGTEPLVRVMAECEDAELMALAVDSVVAAVDAAVAE; translated from the coding sequence ATGCGTAAACTTTTTGGCACTGATGGCGTGCGCGGCACGGCCAATTCCCATCCGATGACCGCCGAGATGGCGCTGCGCATCGGCGCCGCTGTCGGACGGTATTTCCGGCGTGACGGGTCAGGCGTGCACCGGGTGGTGATCGGCAAGGATACCCGGCTGTCCGGCTACATGTTTGAAAACGCTTTGACGGCGGGGCTGACCTCGACCGGCATGAATGTGCTGCTGCTGGGACCGGTGCCGACGCCCGCGGTGGGGCTTATGACCCGCTCGATGCGGGCCGACCTCGGGGTGATGATTTCGGCCAGCCACAACCCCTCCGAGGACAATGGCATCAAGTTCTTCGGCCCCGACGGGTTCAAACTGTCGGACAGTGCCGAGATGGAGATCGAAGGCCTCATTGATGCCGGCGTCGAACCCGCGCAGGCTGCCAATATCGGCCGCGCCAAGCGGATCGACGATGCCCGGTTCCGTTACGGCGAACGGGTCAAAAGCTCGCTGCCGCGCAATCTTGGCTTTAACGGGCTGAAAGTGGTGATTGACTGCGCCAATGGTGCGGCTCACCGGGCGGCGCCTGAGGTTTTGTGGGAACTGGGCGCCGAGGTGATCCCGGTGGGGGTATCTCCGGATGGTTTGAACATTAACCTCGGCTGCGGTTCAACTCAGCCGCAAACCGCGGCAGAAGCGGTCGTCGCGCATGGTGCCCATGCCGGCATTTGCCTGGATGGCGATGCCGACCGGGTGATTGTGATCGACGAAACCGGCACAGTGGCCGATGGCGACCAGCTGATGGCGCTGCTGGCCAGCCGCTGGGCGGAGCAGGGCCAGCTGGCCGGCGGCGCGTTGGTGGCGACGGTGATGTCGAACCTCGGGCTGGAGCGGCACCTGGCAAGCAAGGGGCTGGGTCTGGAGCGCACGGCCGTTGGCGACCGTTATGTGGTGGAGCGGATGCGCGAGGGCGGCTTCAACCTGGGTGGCGAGCAGTCGGGCCATATCGTGATGAGCGATTACGCCACCACCGGCGACGGGCTGATGGCGGGGCTGCATTTCCTGGCCGAGCTGGTGCAGACCGGTAAGAAAGCGTCTGAGCTGGCGCATCAGTTCCAGACCGTGCCGCAGCGGCTGCGCAATGTGCGCTTTCAGACTGGCCAGGCGCCGTTGGAAGATGCGCAGGTGCAGGAGGCGATTGCGGCTGCGGAGAAGATGCTGAACGGTCAGGGGCGCCTGCTGATCCGCAAGTCAGGAACCGAACCGCTGGTGCGGGTGATGGCGGAGTGCGAGGACGCTGAGCTGATGGCACTGGCGGTCGACAGCGTGGTGGCTGCGGTCGACGCCGCGGTTGCGGAGTAA